A region of Takifugu flavidus isolate HTHZ2018 chromosome 2, ASM371156v2, whole genome shotgun sequence DNA encodes the following proteins:
- the tjp1a gene encoding tight junction protein ZO-1 isoform X2, producing MKYQKYITVMQMAMGVTASNKDCLPTKRQLWVTPQDGDTSPSGADEPTGATGGAGAMAISASSTLSLPMSQGKPSLRRIKGRIHRSKSLDSIELLDSSSAAMEETVIWEQHTVTLHRAPGFGFGIAISGGRDNPHFQSGETSIVISDVLKGGPAEGLLQENDRVVMVNAVSMDNVEHAYAVQQLRKSGKNAKITIRRKRKVQIPVSRSGDRETMSEHEEEDSDDEDGYDHHSGRPGRSGYEGASGGTGTGRRQDRERSSSSRRDHSASRERSVSPRSERRSQVSSGPARPAKVTLVKSRKNEEYGLRLASHIFVKDISPESLAARDGNIQEGDVVLKINGTVTENLSLIDAKKLIERSKGKLKMVVQRDERATLLSIPDLDDSVPSANNSDRDDISEIHSLTSDHSNRSHGRGSRSRSPDRPEPSDHLRHSPRQISNGSQRSRDEDRISKPGAMSTLVRSSDDGVLSQGSDQASSRDEKILPPLPEPKPVYAQPGQPDVDLPVSPSDAPIPSAAHDDSILRPSMKLVKFKKGDSVGLRLAGGNDVGIFVAGVLEDSPAAKEGLEEGDQILRVNNVDFANIIREEAVLFLLDLPKGEEVSILAQKKKDVYRRIVESDVGDSFYIRTHFEYEKESPYGLSFNKGEVFRVVDTLYNGKLGSWLAIRIGKNHQEVERGIIPNKNRAEQLSSVQYTLPKTPGGDRADFWRFRGLRSSKRNLRKSREDLSAQPVQTKFPAYERVVLREAGFLRPVVIFGPIADVAREKLAREEPDIFELAKTQQQHGEGKSEPRDAGTEQKSSGIIRLHTIKQIIDRDKHAVLDITPNAVDRLNYAQWYPIVVFLNPDTKQGVKNMRTRLCPESRKSARKLFDRSLKLRKNNQHLFTTTINLNSMNDGWFGALKDIIQQQQNQLVWVSEGKADGATEDDLDIHDDRLSYLSAPGSEYSMYSTDSRHTSDYEDTDTEGGAYTDQELDETLNDDVGPPAEPAITRSSEPVREDPPVIQEPPGYVNYQVQPDPLNRIDPAGFKAPVPQQRAEATAVPSIPQQPEPLTETVLPAVDVTVKTVGGASPDEAPAALHSQPSPIPEAGSLRRPTAELAPQTITPEPLPSGRAGSEPKIFQKDPYSTDSTGRLGHNMKPLSYNPPQGFHSEQPYRDYDHPPSRYDVSSGGGGYPDPKYRNYDSSSPFENSVPQYDQQQWNPYNQPLSPANSHGYDPHSPYGDGSDSHYTPPLRYDEPPPQQGFDGRPRYGKPTGAVRYDAPSPPAPGSDINYQDSHLGTYPSSGRSSDHAAQRPAYNQGPAPQHKSYKTQQYDPIPVNSESSPTPPPKAEAPSPSFVDTPKPVAARDEEQDDPAMRPQSVLTRVKMFENKRSVSVDRARDVGESAGNKAADLPLKTGGVIPKANSLSNLDQEKSYRIPGPQKPHASVTDDIVRANHYDPDEDEDYYMKQLSYFDKLQSGPNKPQAQVPHNYSRPEPVEKPSPVEKKYEPVPQVTPSLPPVTLPKPAPEGKTDPSNRAALVLHQKSQLTHLCVSPTAKPVAREDTVQSNFLPHKSFPEKSPVNGTSEQPPKSNSGAPGVSSYNRFTPKPFTTSAKPFARMFDSPKFNHNLLPNDKPESVPKGRSSSPLKPHIPPQPQNTDHDSGLDTFTRTVEHRPKHQHNNVNAVPKAIPVSPTALDDEEDEDEGHTVVATARGIFNSNGGVLSSIETGVSIIIPQGAIPEGVEQEIYFKVCRDNSILPPLDKEKGETLLSPLVMCGPHGLKFLKPVELRLPHCASMTPDGWSFALKSSDSSSADPKNWQNNSLPGDPNYLVGANCVSVLIDHF from the exons AGTGCAGCGATGGAGGAAACTGTCATATGGGAACAGCACACGGTGACCCTTCACAGA GCCCCGGGTTTTGGGTTTGGCATTGCCATCTCGGGTGGACGAGACAACCCTCATTTTCAGAGCGGGGAGACGTCCATCGTGATATCTGATGTGCTGAAAGGAGGTCCTGCAGAGGGATTGCTGCA AGAGAATGATCGAGTGGTGATGGTCAATGCGGTCTCTATGGACAACGTTGAACATGCTTATGCGGTGCAGCAGCTCCGAAAGAGCGGCAAGAATGCAAAGATA ACTATTCGACGGAAAAGGAAGGTGCAGATCCCTGTTTCACGttcaggggacagagagacaatGTCAGAGCACGAGGAAGAGGATAGTGATGACGAAGACGGCTACGACCACCACAGTGGTCGTCCTGGTCGAAGCGGCTACGAAGGAGCAAGTGGAGGCACCGGTACCGGCAGACGCCAGGACCGAgagcgtagcagcagcagcaggcgggaTCACAGTGCCTCTCGTGAGCGGAGCGTTTCCCCGAGATCCGAACGCCGGTCACAAGTTTCCTCTGGTCCAGCCAGGCCTGCCAAAGTCACCCTTGTCAAGTCCCGTAAAAATGAAG AGTATGGGTTGCGCTTGGCCAGCCACATCTTTGTGAAGGACATCTCCCCTGAGAGCCTTGCTGCCAGAGATGGAAACATTCAAGAGGGAGATGTTGTACTGAAG atCAATGGCACCGTTACGGAGAACTTATCACTGATAGATGCCAAGAAGCTGATcgagaggtcaaagggcaaacTGAAGATGGTGGTGCAGAGGGATGAGCGAGCTACACTGCTCAGCATTCCTGACCTTGATGACAGCGTCCCCTCGGCTAATAACTCTGACAGAGATG ACATTTCAGAAATCCATTCCCTGACGTCAGACCATTCCAATCGATCCCACGGGCGAGGCAGTCGATCGCGCTCCCCCGACAGGCCCGAACCATCCGATCATCTCCGTCACTCACCGCGACAAATCAGCAATGGCAG CCAGCGAAGTCGAGACGAGGATCGCATTTCGAAGCCTGGGGCCATGTCCACGCTGGTGAGGAGCTCTGATGATGGTGTCCTGTCACAGGGCAGTGACCAGGCCAGCTCCAGGGATGAGAAGATCTTACCCCCACTGCCTG AACCAAAGCCCGTTTATGCACAACCCGGTCAGCCTGATGTAGACCTGCCCGTCAGCCCTTCTGATGCCCCAATCCCGAGTGCTGCGCACGACGACAGCATCCTCAG GCCAAGCATGAAGCTGGTGAAGTTCAAGAAAGGAGACAGTGTTGGGCTCCGGTTAGCTGGAGGGAACGATGTGGGAATTTTTGTGGCTGGAGTTTTGGAGGACAGCCCTGCAGCCAAGGAGGGGCTTGAGGAGGGCGACCAGATCCTGAGG GTGAACAATGTTGATTTCGCTAACATCATCCGGGAGGAGgctgttttgtttctgctggATCTCCCAAAAGGAGAAGAAGTTTCTATTCTGGCTCAGAAGAAGAAGGATG TTTATCGGAGGATAGTGGAATCGGACGTGGGTGATTCCTTCTACATCCGGACGCATTTTGAATACGAGAAAGAATCTCCTTATGGGCTGAGCTTCAACAAGGGAGAGGTGTTCCGTGTAGTAGACACGCTCTACAATGGAAAGTTAGGCTCCTGGCTTGCCATTCGTATTGGCAAGAACCATCAAGAAGTAGAGCGAGGCATTATTCCTAATAAGAACAG AGCGGAGCAGCTTTCCAGTGTGCAGTACACTCTCCCCAAAACACCAGGCGGCGACAGGGCCGACTTCTGGAGATTCAGAGGGTTGAGAAGCTCTAAGAGAAATCTGCGGAAGAGCAGGGAGGATCTGTCTGCCCAGCCGGTCCAGACCAAGTTCCCTGCCTATGAGAGGGTGGTGCTGAGGGAAG CTGGTTTCCTGAGACCCGTGGTTATCTTTGGACCAATAGCAGACGTAGCCAGAGAGAAGCTGGCCAGAGAGGAGCCAGACATTTTTGAACTAGCAA aaacacagcaacaacacggAGAGGGAA AGAGCGAACCCAGGGACGCAGGAACTGAGCAGAAAAGCTCCGGAATCATCCGCCTGCACACAATCAAACAGATCATCGACCGG GACAAGCACGCGGTGCTGGATATCACGCCAAATGCCGTGGATCGACTGAACTACGCTCAGTGGTATCCGATTGTGGTGTTCCTGAACCCAGACACCAAGCAGGGGGTCAAGAACATGAGGACCCGTCTCTGCCCTGAATCTAGAAAGAGTGCCCGCAAGCTCTTTGATAGATCCCTCAAATTACGGAAAAATAACCAACATCTCTTTACCA cAACCATTAACTTGAACAGCATGAATGATGGTTGGTTTGGAGCCCTGAAGGATataatccagcagcagcagaatcagctGGTCTGGGTTTCAGAGGGCAAG gcgGACGGAGCGACCGAGGATGACCTGGACATCCATGACGACCGCCTGTCCTATTTGTCAGCTCCGGGCAGTGAGTATTCCATGTACAGCACCGACAGCCGCCACACCTCCGACTACGAAGACACCGACACGGAAGGTGGCGCGTACACCGACCAGGAGCTGGATGAAACCCTGAACGATGACGTGGGTCCACCCGCGGAGCCTGCCATCACCCGCTCCTCCGAGCCTGTTCGCGAGGACCCGCCCGTCATCCAGGAACCCCCCGGCTATGTCAACTACCAGGTGCAGCCGGACCCCCTGAACCGCATCGACCCGGCTGGATTCAAGGCACCAGTGCCGCAGCAG agagcagaggccACTGCCGTCCCTAGCATCCCCCAGCAGCCCGAGCCCCTGACTGAAACAGTGCTCCCTGCTGTCGACGTTACTGTAAAAACTGTAGGGGGCGCGAGCCCCGACGAGGCCCCTGCAGCTCTCCACAGTCAGCCAAGCCCCATCCCAGAGGCTGGCTCACTCAGGAGGCCCACGGCCGAACTAGCTCCGCAGACCATCACCCCAGAACCTCTGCCGTCTGGACGGGCCGGTTCTGAACCTAAG ATCTTTCAAAAGGATCCGTACAGCACAGACAGCACAGGGAGGCTCGGCCACAACATGAAGCCCCTGTCTTACAACCCTCCGCAGGGCTTTCACTCTGAGCAGCCCTACAGAGATTACGACCACCCACCCAGTCGGTATGACGTCAGCAGCGGCGGGGGAGGTTACCCCGATCCAAAGTACAGAAACTACGACTCTAGCTCGCCCTTCGAGAACAGCGTGCCTCAGTACGACCAGCAACAGTGGAACCCCTACAACCAGCCGCTCTCTCCTGCCAACTCTCATGGCTATGACCCCCACTCCCCGTACGGCGATGGCTCTGACTCTCATTACACCCCTCCCCTACGCTACGACGAGCCGCCGCCTCAGCAAGGATTCGACGGTCGGCCCCGTTATGGCAAACCGACTGGAGCGGTCCGATACGACGCTCCTTCGCCTCCTGCTCCAGGCTCTGACATTAACTACCAGGACTCCCACCTGGGTACCTACCCCTCTAGCGGCCGTTCCTCGGACCACGCTGCTCAGCGGCCTGCCTACAACCAAGGACCAGCACCCCAACACAAGAGCTACAAAACCCAGCAATATGACCCCATTCCTGTGAACTCTGAGAGCagccccacacccccccccaaagcagAGGCCCCCTCGCCGTCCTTTGTGGACACTCCAAAGCCTGTCGCCgccagagatgaggagcaggacGACCCGGCCATGCGGCCGCAGTCGGTGCTCACGCGGGTCAAGATGTTCGAGAACAAACGCTCCGTGTCGGTGGACAGGGCCAGAGACGTGGGCGAGTCAGCGGGGAACAAG GCAGCTGATTTACCTCTGAAAACAGGTGGAGTCATCCCCAAAGCAAATTCCCTGAGCAACCTGGATCAAGAAAAGTCCTATCG AATTCCGGGGCCACAGAAGCCTCACGCCAGTGTGACTGATGACATCGTGCGCGCCAACCATTACGACCCCGACGAGGACGAGGACTACTACATGAAACAGCTGTCTTACTTTGACAAACTCCAGTCTGGCCCGAACAAACCTCAAGCACAAGTGCCCCACAACTACTCcag GCCAGAGCCGGTGGAGAAGCCAAGTCCAGTTGAGAAGAAGTATGAACCAGTTCCCCAGGTgaccccctctctgccccccgtTACACTGCCAAAACCTGCACCTGAAGGTAAAACTGACCCTTCTAACCGAGCAGCGTTGGTCCTTCACCAGAAGTCTCAGCTGACCCATCTCTGCGTCTCTCCGACAGCCAAGCCCGTTGCTCGGGAGGACACCGTTCAGTCCAACTTCCTGCCCCACAAGAGTTTCCCTGAGAAGTCTCCGGTAAACGGAACCAGCGAACAGCCCCCGAAATCCAACAGCGGGGCTCCAGGCGTGTCTAGCTACAACCGCTTCACACCCAAGCCCTTCACCACATCGGCCAAACCTTTCGCGCGCATGTTTGACAGTCCCAAATTCAACCACAACCTGCTGCCCAACGACAAGCCTGAGAGTGTTCCAAAG GGCCGAAGCTCCAGCCCACTGAAGCCGCATATACCTCCACAGCCACAGAACACCGACCACGACAGTGGTTTAGACACATTCACGCGCACTGTGGAGCACCGCCCCAAACACCAGCACAACAACGTCAACGCGGTTCCCAAAGCCATCCCTGTGAG CCCCACTGCCCTGGATgacgaggaggatgaagacgaaGGCCACACGGTGGTGGCGACAGCTCGAGGCATCTTCAACTCCAACGGCGGCGTCCTGAGCTCCATCGAGACGGGAGTGAGCATAATTATCCCGCAGGGGGCCATTCCTGAAGGTGTGGAGCAGGAGATCTATTTCAAGGTGTGCAGAGACAACAGCATCCTGCCACCACTGGACAAGGAGAAAG GAGAGACTCTGCTCAGTCCTCTGGTGATGTGTGGACCTCACGGCCTCAAGTTCTTGAAGCCTGTGGAGCTGCGCTTACCTCACTGTGCGTCTATGACCCCTGATGGTTGGTCTTTTGCTCTAAAATCCTCCGACTCCTCGTCGG CCGATCCCAAAAACTGGCAGAACAATTCTCTGCCCGGAGACCCCAACTACCTGGTGGGAGCCAACTGTGTGTCCGTGCTCATCGACCACTTCTGA
- the tjp1a gene encoding tight junction protein ZO-1 isoform X3, with protein MKYQKYITVMQMAMGVTASNKDCLPTKRQLWVTPQDGDTSPSGADEPTGATGGAGAMAISASSTLSLPMSQGKPSLRRIKGRIHRSKSLDSIELLDSSSAAMEETVIWEQHTVTLHRAPGFGFGIAISGGRDNPHFQSGETSIVISDVLKGGPAEGLLQENDRVVMVNAVSMDNVEHAYAVQQLRKSGKNAKITIRRKRKVQIPVSRSGDRETMSEHEEEDSDDEDGYDHHSGRPGRSGYEGASGGTGTGRRQDRERSSSSRRDHSASRERSVSPRSERRSQVSSGPARPAKVTLVKSRKNEVEYGLRLASHIFVKDISPESLAARDGNIQEGDVVLKINGTVTENLSLIDAKKLIERSKGKLKMVVQRDERATLLSIPDLDDSVPSANNSDRDDISEIHSLTSDHSNRSHGRGSRSRSPDRPEPSDHLRHSPRQISNGSRDEDRISKPGAMSTLVRSSDDGVLSQGSDQASSRDEKILPPLPEPKPVYAQPGQPDVDLPVSPSDAPIPSAAHDDSILRPSMKLVKFKKGDSVGLRLAGGNDVGIFVAGVLEDSPAAKEGLEEGDQILRVNNVDFANIIREEAVLFLLDLPKGEEVSILAQKKKDVYRRIVESDVGDSFYIRTHFEYEKESPYGLSFNKGEVFRVVDTLYNGKLGSWLAIRIGKNHQEVERGIIPNKNRAEQLSSVQYTLPKTPGGDRADFWRFRGLRSSKRNLRKSREDLSAQPVQTKFPAYERVVLREAGFLRPVVIFGPIADVAREKLAREEPDIFELAKTQQQHGEGKSEPRDAGTEQKSSGIIRLHTIKQIIDRDKHAVLDITPNAVDRLNYAQWYPIVVFLNPDTKQGVKNMRTRLCPESRKSARKLFDRSLKLRKNNQHLFTTTINLNSMNDGWFGALKDIIQQQQNQLVWVSEGKADGATEDDLDIHDDRLSYLSAPGSEYSMYSTDSRHTSDYEDTDTEGGAYTDQELDETLNDDVGPPAEPAITRSSEPVREDPPVIQEPPGYVNYQVQPDPLNRIDPAGFKAPVPQQRAEATAVPSIPQQPEPLTETVLPAVDVTVKTVGGASPDEAPAALHSQPSPIPEAGSLRRPTAELAPQTITPEPLPSGRAGSEPKIFQKDPYSTDSTGRLGHNMKPLSYNPPQGFHSEQPYRDYDHPPSRYDVSSGGGGYPDPKYRNYDSSSPFENSVPQYDQQQWNPYNQPLSPANSHGYDPHSPYGDGSDSHYTPPLRYDEPPPQQGFDGRPRYGKPTGAVRYDAPSPPAPGSDINYQDSHLGTYPSSGRSSDHAAQRPAYNQGPAPQHKSYKTQQYDPIPVNSESSPTPPPKAEAPSPSFVDTPKPVAARDEEQDDPAMRPQSVLTRVKMFENKRSVSVDRARDVGESAGNKAADLPLKTGGVIPKANSLSNLDQEKSYRIPGPQKPHASVTDDIVRANHYDPDEDEDYYMKQLSYFDKLQSGPNKPQAQVPHNYSRPEPVEKPSPVEKKYEPVPQVTPSLPPVTLPKPAPEGKTDPSNRAALVLHQKSQLTHLCVSPTAKPVAREDTVQSNFLPHKSFPEKSPVNGTSEQPPKSNSGAPGVSSYNRFTPKPFTTSAKPFARMFDSPKFNHNLLPNDKPESVPKGRSSSPLKPHIPPQPQNTDHDSGLDTFTRTVEHRPKHQHNNVNAVPKAIPVSPTALDDEEDEDEGHTVVATARGIFNSNGGVLSSIETGVSIIIPQGAIPEGVEQEIYFKVCRDNSILPPLDKEKGETLLSPLVMCGPHGLKFLKPVELRLPHCASMTPDGWSFALKSSDSSSADPKNWQNNSLPGDPNYLVGANCVSVLIDHF; from the exons AGTGCAGCGATGGAGGAAACTGTCATATGGGAACAGCACACGGTGACCCTTCACAGA GCCCCGGGTTTTGGGTTTGGCATTGCCATCTCGGGTGGACGAGACAACCCTCATTTTCAGAGCGGGGAGACGTCCATCGTGATATCTGATGTGCTGAAAGGAGGTCCTGCAGAGGGATTGCTGCA AGAGAATGATCGAGTGGTGATGGTCAATGCGGTCTCTATGGACAACGTTGAACATGCTTATGCGGTGCAGCAGCTCCGAAAGAGCGGCAAGAATGCAAAGATA ACTATTCGACGGAAAAGGAAGGTGCAGATCCCTGTTTCACGttcaggggacagagagacaatGTCAGAGCACGAGGAAGAGGATAGTGATGACGAAGACGGCTACGACCACCACAGTGGTCGTCCTGGTCGAAGCGGCTACGAAGGAGCAAGTGGAGGCACCGGTACCGGCAGACGCCAGGACCGAgagcgtagcagcagcagcaggcgggaTCACAGTGCCTCTCGTGAGCGGAGCGTTTCCCCGAGATCCGAACGCCGGTCACAAGTTTCCTCTGGTCCAGCCAGGCCTGCCAAAGTCACCCTTGTCAAGTCCCGTAAAAATGAAG TAGAGTATGGGTTGCGCTTGGCCAGCCACATCTTTGTGAAGGACATCTCCCCTGAGAGCCTTGCTGCCAGAGATGGAAACATTCAAGAGGGAGATGTTGTACTGAAG atCAATGGCACCGTTACGGAGAACTTATCACTGATAGATGCCAAGAAGCTGATcgagaggtcaaagggcaaacTGAAGATGGTGGTGCAGAGGGATGAGCGAGCTACACTGCTCAGCATTCCTGACCTTGATGACAGCGTCCCCTCGGCTAATAACTCTGACAGAGATG ACATTTCAGAAATCCATTCCCTGACGTCAGACCATTCCAATCGATCCCACGGGCGAGGCAGTCGATCGCGCTCCCCCGACAGGCCCGAACCATCCGATCATCTCCGTCACTCACCGCGACAAATCAGCAATGGCAG TCGAGACGAGGATCGCATTTCGAAGCCTGGGGCCATGTCCACGCTGGTGAGGAGCTCTGATGATGGTGTCCTGTCACAGGGCAGTGACCAGGCCAGCTCCAGGGATGAGAAGATCTTACCCCCACTGCCTG AACCAAAGCCCGTTTATGCACAACCCGGTCAGCCTGATGTAGACCTGCCCGTCAGCCCTTCTGATGCCCCAATCCCGAGTGCTGCGCACGACGACAGCATCCTCAG GCCAAGCATGAAGCTGGTGAAGTTCAAGAAAGGAGACAGTGTTGGGCTCCGGTTAGCTGGAGGGAACGATGTGGGAATTTTTGTGGCTGGAGTTTTGGAGGACAGCCCTGCAGCCAAGGAGGGGCTTGAGGAGGGCGACCAGATCCTGAGG GTGAACAATGTTGATTTCGCTAACATCATCCGGGAGGAGgctgttttgtttctgctggATCTCCCAAAAGGAGAAGAAGTTTCTATTCTGGCTCAGAAGAAGAAGGATG TTTATCGGAGGATAGTGGAATCGGACGTGGGTGATTCCTTCTACATCCGGACGCATTTTGAATACGAGAAAGAATCTCCTTATGGGCTGAGCTTCAACAAGGGAGAGGTGTTCCGTGTAGTAGACACGCTCTACAATGGAAAGTTAGGCTCCTGGCTTGCCATTCGTATTGGCAAGAACCATCAAGAAGTAGAGCGAGGCATTATTCCTAATAAGAACAG AGCGGAGCAGCTTTCCAGTGTGCAGTACACTCTCCCCAAAACACCAGGCGGCGACAGGGCCGACTTCTGGAGATTCAGAGGGTTGAGAAGCTCTAAGAGAAATCTGCGGAAGAGCAGGGAGGATCTGTCTGCCCAGCCGGTCCAGACCAAGTTCCCTGCCTATGAGAGGGTGGTGCTGAGGGAAG CTGGTTTCCTGAGACCCGTGGTTATCTTTGGACCAATAGCAGACGTAGCCAGAGAGAAGCTGGCCAGAGAGGAGCCAGACATTTTTGAACTAGCAA aaacacagcaacaacacggAGAGGGAA AGAGCGAACCCAGGGACGCAGGAACTGAGCAGAAAAGCTCCGGAATCATCCGCCTGCACACAATCAAACAGATCATCGACCGG GACAAGCACGCGGTGCTGGATATCACGCCAAATGCCGTGGATCGACTGAACTACGCTCAGTGGTATCCGATTGTGGTGTTCCTGAACCCAGACACCAAGCAGGGGGTCAAGAACATGAGGACCCGTCTCTGCCCTGAATCTAGAAAGAGTGCCCGCAAGCTCTTTGATAGATCCCTCAAATTACGGAAAAATAACCAACATCTCTTTACCA cAACCATTAACTTGAACAGCATGAATGATGGTTGGTTTGGAGCCCTGAAGGATataatccagcagcagcagaatcagctGGTCTGGGTTTCAGAGGGCAAG gcgGACGGAGCGACCGAGGATGACCTGGACATCCATGACGACCGCCTGTCCTATTTGTCAGCTCCGGGCAGTGAGTATTCCATGTACAGCACCGACAGCCGCCACACCTCCGACTACGAAGACACCGACACGGAAGGTGGCGCGTACACCGACCAGGAGCTGGATGAAACCCTGAACGATGACGTGGGTCCACCCGCGGAGCCTGCCATCACCCGCTCCTCCGAGCCTGTTCGCGAGGACCCGCCCGTCATCCAGGAACCCCCCGGCTATGTCAACTACCAGGTGCAGCCGGACCCCCTGAACCGCATCGACCCGGCTGGATTCAAGGCACCAGTGCCGCAGCAG agagcagaggccACTGCCGTCCCTAGCATCCCCCAGCAGCCCGAGCCCCTGACTGAAACAGTGCTCCCTGCTGTCGACGTTACTGTAAAAACTGTAGGGGGCGCGAGCCCCGACGAGGCCCCTGCAGCTCTCCACAGTCAGCCAAGCCCCATCCCAGAGGCTGGCTCACTCAGGAGGCCCACGGCCGAACTAGCTCCGCAGACCATCACCCCAGAACCTCTGCCGTCTGGACGGGCCGGTTCTGAACCTAAG ATCTTTCAAAAGGATCCGTACAGCACAGACAGCACAGGGAGGCTCGGCCACAACATGAAGCCCCTGTCTTACAACCCTCCGCAGGGCTTTCACTCTGAGCAGCCCTACAGAGATTACGACCACCCACCCAGTCGGTATGACGTCAGCAGCGGCGGGGGAGGTTACCCCGATCCAAAGTACAGAAACTACGACTCTAGCTCGCCCTTCGAGAACAGCGTGCCTCAGTACGACCAGCAACAGTGGAACCCCTACAACCAGCCGCTCTCTCCTGCCAACTCTCATGGCTATGACCCCCACTCCCCGTACGGCGATGGCTCTGACTCTCATTACACCCCTCCCCTACGCTACGACGAGCCGCCGCCTCAGCAAGGATTCGACGGTCGGCCCCGTTATGGCAAACCGACTGGAGCGGTCCGATACGACGCTCCTTCGCCTCCTGCTCCAGGCTCTGACATTAACTACCAGGACTCCCACCTGGGTACCTACCCCTCTAGCGGCCGTTCCTCGGACCACGCTGCTCAGCGGCCTGCCTACAACCAAGGACCAGCACCCCAACACAAGAGCTACAAAACCCAGCAATATGACCCCATTCCTGTGAACTCTGAGAGCagccccacacccccccccaaagcagAGGCCCCCTCGCCGTCCTTTGTGGACACTCCAAAGCCTGTCGCCgccagagatgaggagcaggacGACCCGGCCATGCGGCCGCAGTCGGTGCTCACGCGGGTCAAGATGTTCGAGAACAAACGCTCCGTGTCGGTGGACAGGGCCAGAGACGTGGGCGAGTCAGCGGGGAACAAG GCAGCTGATTTACCTCTGAAAACAGGTGGAGTCATCCCCAAAGCAAATTCCCTGAGCAACCTGGATCAAGAAAAGTCCTATCG AATTCCGGGGCCACAGAAGCCTCACGCCAGTGTGACTGATGACATCGTGCGCGCCAACCATTACGACCCCGACGAGGACGAGGACTACTACATGAAACAGCTGTCTTACTTTGACAAACTCCAGTCTGGCCCGAACAAACCTCAAGCACAAGTGCCCCACAACTACTCcag GCCAGAGCCGGTGGAGAAGCCAAGTCCAGTTGAGAAGAAGTATGAACCAGTTCCCCAGGTgaccccctctctgccccccgtTACACTGCCAAAACCTGCACCTGAAGGTAAAACTGACCCTTCTAACCGAGCAGCGTTGGTCCTTCACCAGAAGTCTCAGCTGACCCATCTCTGCGTCTCTCCGACAGCCAAGCCCGTTGCTCGGGAGGACACCGTTCAGTCCAACTTCCTGCCCCACAAGAGTTTCCCTGAGAAGTCTCCGGTAAACGGAACCAGCGAACAGCCCCCGAAATCCAACAGCGGGGCTCCAGGCGTGTCTAGCTACAACCGCTTCACACCCAAGCCCTTCACCACATCGGCCAAACCTTTCGCGCGCATGTTTGACAGTCCCAAATTCAACCACAACCTGCTGCCCAACGACAAGCCTGAGAGTGTTCCAAAG GGCCGAAGCTCCAGCCCACTGAAGCCGCATATACCTCCACAGCCACAGAACACCGACCACGACAGTGGTTTAGACACATTCACGCGCACTGTGGAGCACCGCCCCAAACACCAGCACAACAACGTCAACGCGGTTCCCAAAGCCATCCCTGTGAG CCCCACTGCCCTGGATgacgaggaggatgaagacgaaGGCCACACGGTGGTGGCGACAGCTCGAGGCATCTTCAACTCCAACGGCGGCGTCCTGAGCTCCATCGAGACGGGAGTGAGCATAATTATCCCGCAGGGGGCCATTCCTGAAGGTGTGGAGCAGGAGATCTATTTCAAGGTGTGCAGAGACAACAGCATCCTGCCACCACTGGACAAGGAGAAAG GAGAGACTCTGCTCAGTCCTCTGGTGATGTGTGGACCTCACGGCCTCAAGTTCTTGAAGCCTGTGGAGCTGCGCTTACCTCACTGTGCGTCTATGACCCCTGATGGTTGGTCTTTTGCTCTAAAATCCTCCGACTCCTCGTCGG CCGATCCCAAAAACTGGCAGAACAATTCTCTGCCCGGAGACCCCAACTACCTGGTGGGAGCCAACTGTGTGTCCGTGCTCATCGACCACTTCTGA